Below is a window of Hyalangium ruber DNA.
GGGTAGCGGTGAGGGTGACGGGCCCACCCGCAGCCACACCGGTGGCCAGGCCCGTGCTGCTCACGGTGGCAAGGTCGGTGTTGCTCGAGGTCCACGTCGCGCTGTTCGTCACGTCGCTCGTGGTGCCATCGCTGTAGCTGCCTTGCGCGGTGAACTGCTGTGTCGAGCCCTGGCGAACCGAAGCCGTCGCGGGGGTGAGCGTGATGGAGGTGAGCACGGGCGGGGGAGCGGTGATGGTGAATTGAGCCGTGCCGCTCACGCCACCCAGGGTAGCGGTGAGGGTGACGGGCCCACCCGCAGCCACACCGGTGGCCAGGCCCGTGCTGCTCACGGTGGCAAGGTCGGTGTTGCTCGAGGTCCACGTCGCGCTGTTCGTCACGTCGCTCGTGGTGCCGTCGCCGTAGGTGCCCTGGGCAGTGAACTGCTGAGTGAGGCCTGCAAGCACGGAGGCGCTGGTGGGTGACACCTGCAGCGAGAGGAGGCGAGCTTCGGTGACCTCGAGGGTTGCCTCGCCCGAGACTCCGTCCGCATTGACTGTGATGGTGGCGCTACCAGGCTTGAGAGCCGTCACTTCGACAGTGCCATCCGGTTGCGGTTGGACGGAGGCCACTTGAGGAGCAGACGAAGTCCATTGCTGTGAAGTGGAGGCGTCGAGGTCGACGACGCGGCCATCGTCATAGATCCGCTGGGCCTTCGCGGTGGTCTTCGTCCCTGCGGAGATGCGGGTCTCCGCTAGGACGACCTTGATCGAGAAATCGTCTGCTGGCGACGAAGAGCAGTGGCAGCCAGTGACGGCAAGCGTCAAGCAGAGGGCGAGAAGTGAGATCGGCAGGTTTTTCATGCGATGTGGCGCTGAGTTCATGCTGGGGAAAGGCCCAGCCGGCCAGCAACCAGAGGAGGTGCCAGGTCACGTCAGCGCGCGGCCACCCCTACCCAGAATGCCAGGTCATGGCAATTGGACTTTGTGCTTACACAGCGCGGGCTCAGCCCAGGCCCATCCGATCCACGAACCGCCCCCTCCCCCTCATGACGCGGGCGTCGATCAGTCGTCGAACAGCTGCACCCAGCGCCCGTCGAAGCCACCGTTCGATGACAGGTACCACTGGCCCGGCAACCAGAACCCCGCCTCCACACCGTCGGTCGAGTCGACCGTACCGGAGTGGACGAAGTAGTCATGTTGCCACCAGAAGGCATTGGGAGCGGTGGTGTAACCACTCGCGCTGGCCCGCGTCCGTCCACGGGAATCCGCCATCGTGCTGGCCCACGCGTTGTCATGGAACGCGCCGGAACCACCACCGCCCGTATCCGACGCGCTGGCATTGAGCTCATAGGTGCCGAAGAACCACTTCTTGGCGGGATAGCCTTCGCGCTCGTCCTCGTTCTCGATGTCCCGGGTGCTGGCGAAGAAGCGCTGCATGCCGGTGCTGACCTCGGCCAGTCCCGCCTCATTGACGATCGGGCTCTCGAGCCAGAAGTCGATAGGCGCCGTGCTCAGCCAGTGCGTCGCGTAGCCCCCGAATTGCCAATGCGTCGGCAGAATGTCCGCGATGTCTTGAAGCTCGTACGTCACCCGCTTGACCGAGGGCCAGGTGACGCTGTTGCCGTTGTCGGAGCGGCTGGCGAGCTGGTCCGCCGTCGCGTAGCTGATGGCCTGCGCCCCCAACGCCGAAACGGCGCTGGCCGAACCCTGCGGCACGAACGCGTAGTGAACGTTCTTCTTGCCGCCGTCGTCATTGATGCCGACCTCGGCCTTGGCGCTCAGGGCCATCTGGCTCGCAATCCATGAATAGGGATTGGTCACGAAGCGCAGCTCCTGCCCGTGGGCCGCCAGGAGCTTGTCCGACCACTCGGCCTGCCAGATCAGCAGGTGATTGCCGGTAGAGGTCGGCATGAAGTTGAGCTGGGCACTACCGTAGTGCCGGATCACGTTTCGCTTGTGCTGGGTCACGATGGCATGAGCGACGTACTCACCGCTGCCCGGAGAGCCAACGACGTTCTTGACCAGCAACTCCACGCGCTCCCAGTCGTGCAACTGGTAGTCGCCCGCCGCGTTCTTATCGAGCGCGTGATAGATGTGATAGATGAGAACGAGGTTCTTCCCTCCATCCATGAACTCGATGAGCGACGTGTAGAGGGTGGGACGGATGCGCCAGCGGTCATAGGCGCTCGGGCCCGTGCGCGACGCATTGATGTACTGCTCGATGTCCTTCCAGTGCAGCTTGTTGTTCGAGAAGTCGCCGTCCTGATCGAAGTTGAAGTTCGTGATCCAATCGTAGCCATGGCGGTTGTCGTTACCGTTGGCTCGCTTGAGCACGATCGGGGCGTAGTAGTGAAGGTAGGCCTGCCGCTGCTCCTTGCTCAGGGACCATGTCTGCGCATGGGCGGTAGAGGGCAAGCACAGGCACACAAGGAGGAGCGCGAGCGCGCCGAAAATGCCGACCCCTCGCAGCGTTGCGGATGGGTTCACTGGGTTCGCGAGCATGGCGCCGGAGGGAAGCACAGAGCTCTCGGAGGCGTCAACCCGACATACGAGCAATAGCTGATATTCGAGAAATTGAACCCTGGCGTATCGCCTGGACTCGCGCCCTGATGAGCGCTCCAACTCCCACCCGAGGGACAACCGATGAATGAGAAAGTGACGGCGGTGCTCGACGCTTATCACGCGCGCATGCGCGCGGAAGAGCAACGCATGAGTGAGGCACCGCCGACAGGCGGCTCGGGTGATTGGCGCGACCAGGTCCTGCTCGCCGTCGGGCCGGACACAGGCAAGCTGATCAACATCCTCGTGCGGAGCCTGAAGGCCCCCAACATCCTGGAGCTCGGCACTTCCTACGGTTACTCCGGGATCTGGCTGGCGGAAGCCGCGCAGGCGACGGGCGGCCGGCTGACCACCGTGGAGCTGCAGGACTACAAAACGGCCTATGCGCGCGACATGGCGACGAAGGCGGGCCTGGCCGACAGCATCGACTTCAAAGTGGGCGACGCGTTGCAGGTGATCGCCGACTTGCCGTTCAAGCTCGACTTCGTGCTCGTGGACCTCTGGAAGAACCTCTACGAGCCGTGCCTCGAGGCGTTCTACCCCAAGCTCAATCCGGGAGCGATCATCGTCGCCGACAACATGCTCCGGCCAGGCGGCGAAGAGGTGAAACGCTATGGCAGGGCCGTGCGCGCCAAGCCCGGAATGACAAGCGTCATGCTCCCGGTGGGGTCTGGTTTGGAGATCAGTCGGTTCGAGCCGAACCCGTGAAGCGGGAACGAGGCGCCCCTGGGGATGAGTCTCCCCAGGGGTGCCGCGGGCTCAGCAACCTTCGGCAGCGCCGCTCTCGGTCGAGGGCTGGAACGAGGCCTGCTGCGAGGAAGTCTGCTCACCCTGGGGAGCGCAGATGAGCAGGGCTTCGGAGTGGCTCACGCGCTCGGTGGAGGCCTGCACCTCCTCCTGCGGGGGAGCGACGGGAATGGGGTACTTCCCACCGCAACCATTGTAGAGGTAGCAGTCGTACTCGAAGGTACCGAGGGTGCAAGGACCACAAACGCCATACGAGCAGTAGGTGCGACACGAGGGCGAGGCCTCAGCGGCGGGCGCAAACCCCAGCGCGAGCAACATCGTCGTCATGAGTCCTGCAAAGACATTCCGAGTCATGTGTAGGGTCCTTTCCATGCGGAAGGGACACCGCGCCCCCTCGCAACGCCCATTTTACCCCAGGTGAACCCCGGCTTTTGGCATCTTTTCGCCTTTTCCTGCTAACGGCGATCTGGACCTCGTCATTGTCGCGCGGCACCTCGCGCCGTCCGCTTCTTCGCGTCCTTCCCATCGAAGCGATCCCGAGCGGCCTGGATCTCCTCGCGATGCGTCTCGGCCCACGCCGACAGGGCTCGGACTGGCTCCTGGAGCGTCTGTCCGAGCGGCGTGAGGGCGTAGTCCACCCGGGGGGGGATGGTGGGGAACACCGTGCGCGTGACGAGCCCATCGCGTTCGAGGCCGCGCAGGGTGAGGGTCAGCATGCGCTGTGAGATGCCCTCGATGGAGCGCTTGAGCTCGGTGAAGCGCAGAGGCCCCTCGCCCAGCAGGCTCACGACGAGTACGCTCCACTTGTCCCCGACGAGCTTGAGCACCTCGCGCGCGGCGAGGCAGCCCGACTCCGTGTGACGGATGTGCCTTGGTGACATGCGTGTGCCTCCTTGCGCGGTTATGTGGTTCTCTTTATTAGCTTAGGCACAAAGAGTAACTGGCATCCCGCCAGTAACCAAGTGCTCCGGAGTTCGCCCATGTCCAACGCCGCCGCTCCCACCTTCACCTCCGCCCAGCGTCCCAGCCGTGGGCTCCACATCGGCCTCTGGGTCTCCCAGGTTCTCCTCGCGCTCGTGTTCGCGATGGCAGGCCTCACGAAGCTCATCACCCCCGCCGCGGAGCTGGCGAAGGCGACCGGAGCGATCGTGCCCCCGGTGGAGCTGGTGCGCTTCATTGGCGTGTCCGAGATCGCTGGGACTCTGGGGTTGATTCTTCCCTCGCTCACCCGCATCCGGCCAGGCCTCACCCCGCTCGCGGCGGCCGCGCTCACCGTGGTGATGGTGCTCGCCGCTGGCTACCACCTCATTCGCGGGGAGTTTTCGTCGGTGCCGGCCAACGTCATCATCGGCGCCCTGGCTGTCTTCGTCGCTTGGGGCCGCTTCAAGAAGGCGCCCATCACGCCGCGCGGCTGAGACACATCTCTCATCGCGCCGGGCTCATCTCTCCCGTCTTCAAGCGCGGACGCGGGCGCAGAAGGCCCCGCGCGCTGACGATGAGGATCCCCATCAGGACCAGCCCGGCGCCCACGGCGAAGAAGACGTCCGCCCGCTCGCGCAGCACCAGGATCCCCGCGGTGACACCGAACAGGGGCGTCATGAACGAGAACACCGACAGGCTGGAGGCGAGGTAGCGCCGCAGGAGCCAGAACCAGGCGAGATAGCTCGCGAAGGACACCACGACGCCCTGGAAGAGCAAGCTCGCCCATGCCACGCCCGTCAGCGACACCTGGCCCATCTGCCCCGTGAGGAGCCCCACCGGCAGCAGCAACGCGAAGGCGCCCAGCAACTGGTAGAGCAACGTCTGGGTGGGCCGCGCCTCGGAGAGCGACGAGAAGCGCACCACCACCGTGGTGGCGCCCCATGCCAGCGCCGCCAGCAGGCCCAGGGTATCGCCCCACAGCATCCCCGGGCTCACTCCTCCCTGGAGCCAGCCGCCACCAAACGCCAGCACGATGCCCGCGAACGCCACCCCGATGCCCACCCACTGCAAGCGCCGCAGCCGCTCGGAGGGCACGAGCCAGTGCAGCCCCAGCGCCGTGAAGACGGGCGAGGTGTAGAGGAAGACGGCGATGTGCGAGGCGTGGGTGTGGCGCAGGCCCTCGCCAACGAAGAGGAACTCGGCGGCGAAGAGCACGCCCGCCAGCAGGCCGGGACGCCAGGTGCCGTCGCGGAAGGACAGTCGCTCGCCACGGAACCAGCAGAGCAGCCCCACGAGCAGCGCGCTGATGCCTGAGCGCAGCGCCACCTGCACCAGGGGCGGCATGTCGGGCGCGGCCAGCTTGATGGCCACCTGCTGCGTGCCCCAGATGGCGCACAGCAACAGCATCGTCGCGAGCGCGAACCCGTCAACCGGTTTCCGGGAAGTGTTCATGCCACCCATATGCGCATGACGGGACTCGTTGATATAGCGAGAGTCCGACAATCCGTGCCGAGAACCCGTCATGGCGAAGCAACTGCAAGTTCCTTTCACCACCAAGCTCCCCTACCCCGTGTACTTCCGCACGGCCAGCCTGACGGAGGAGGCCTCGTACCCCCGGCACCGTCATCCCTGGGGCGAGTTCGTCTACGCCTTCAGCGGGGTGATGGAGCTCAAACTCGCCGACAGCCACTACCTCGCACCGCCGCAGTACGGAATCTGGCTGCCTCCTGGCGTCGAGCACCGTGGCATGAATCGTTATGAGGCGAGCCACTGCTCGCTCTACCTCGCCCCGGAGCGCTGCCGCGCCCTGCCGAAGACGACGTGCGCACTGGCGGTGAGCCCGCTGGTCAAGGCGCTCCTCGAGCACCTGCGCATGCACCGCGTGGACCAGCCCCGCACGAGCGCCGACCGACGGCTCCTTCAGGTGCTCATCGACCAGTTGGTCCTCGCCCCTCCCCAGGGCAGCTACCTGCCCATGTCCGATGATCCGCTGCTGCGCCCCGTGCTGACGGCCCTGGAGAAGAACCCGGCGGATGAGCGCTCCGTGGCGCAGTGGGCGCGACAGGTACACACCACGGAGCGCACGCTCGAGCGCCGCTGCCAGCAGCACCTGGGCCTGTCCTTCACGGACTGGCGCCAGCGGCTCCGCGTCGTCAAGGCGCTGGCCATGCTCGAGACGGGCCGCTCGGTGGAGGCCATCGGGCTCGACCTGGGCTACAGCAGTGCCTCCGCCTTCATCGCGATGTTCCGCAGAATGACGGGCACCACGCCGGACAAGGTGCGCAGCCAGGGCTTCGCGGCTTCCTGAAGTCAGTCAGAGGACGCGGCGCCGCGCCCCGGCATCACCTCGCGCGCCACGTCCACGAAGGCACGGAAGGCGGGCGACACCTGCGCGCGGCTGGGGAAGTACAGGAAGAATCCGTCCACCAGCGCCGCATAGGGCTCCAGCACCAGACGCAGGGTCCCTCGCTTCAATTGCTGCGCCACATCGGGCTCGAACGCGTACATGAGCCCCATGCCCGCCTCGGCCATGGCCCGCATCACCACCGCGTCGTTGGTGACGAGCGGGCCATGCACCGGGAGGCGCCAGCTCTTCTGCCCGCGCTCCAGCTCCCACTGGTAGAGCGCTCCCGTCGTCGCCGACCGGATACATAAGCAGTCGTGCGTGAGCAGGTCCTTCGGCCGCTCGGGTGTCCCCCGGCGCTTGAGGTACGAGGGCGCCGCCGCCACGACGAAGCGGAACGCCCCCGACAGCCGTACCTGCACCATGTCGCGCTCGATGGTCTCCGACATGCGGATGCCCGCGTCCAGCTCCTCCGCCACGATGTCCACCATCCGGTCCTCGACTCGGAGGTCCACTTCCGCCTTCGGGTAGCGGCTGAGGAAGCGCGTCAGGATCGGCGTGACGACGGGGTGGATGGCGACCGTGGGAACGGAGAGCCGGACCCGGCCCGTCACCTCGCCCGGCTGGGCCGCGGCCGTCTTCAGCGCCTCGAGCGCCTGGTCGACGGACGGCCCAGCGGACTCCAGCAGGCGGCGGCCCGCGTCGGTGAGCGCCACACTTCGGGTGGTGCGGGTCAGCAGGGGCACGCCGAGCCGCGCCTCCAGCTGGCGGACGGACTGGCTCAACGCGGAGGAGGAGACGCCGAGGTCGGCTGCCGCCGCCGCGAAGCTGCGCCTGCGGCCCACGGCCAGGAAAGCGTTCAGGGCGTTGAGCGGAGTGAAGGCCATTCTGAAGATTTCCTACATACCGCGTGCTGATTCCATTTGTTTCGCGCGGCTGGGGTGGACCGCATCATTGCCTCCACTGCGTAGAAACACCACCCCAGGAGACACCTTCATGATTTCGGCTCGCGGTTATGCCGCCAAGGATTCGAAGTCCCCCCTCGCCCCTTTCCAGTTCGAGCGCCGGGAGCCCGGCGAGCGCGACGTGCAGATGGAGGTCCTCTACTGCGGCATCTGCCACTCGGACCTCCACCAGGCTCGCGATGAGTGGGGCGGCGCGCTGTTCCCCATGGTGCCGGGGCACGAGATCGTCGGTCGCGTGGTCCGCACCGGCAGCGGGGTGAAGAAGTTCAAGGCAGGCGACCTCGTCGGGGTCGGCTGCATGGTCGACTCGTGCCGCACGTGCTCCAGCTGCAAGGAAGGCCTCGAGCAGTACTGCGAGGCTGGCAACATCCCCACCTACAACGGCCGGGAGAAGGACGGGAAGACGCTCACCCAGGGCGGCTACTCCGACACCCTCGTGGTGGATGAGGACTTCGTCCTCAAGGTCCCCGCGAACCTGGACCCGGCGAGCGCCGCCCCGCTGCTGTGCGCTGGCATCACCACGTACTCACCGCTCAAGCACTGGAAGGTCGGTCCGGGTCAGAAGGTCGGCGTGGTGGGCCTGGGCGGGCTCGGCCACATGGGCGTGAAGCTCGCGCGTGCCATGGGTGCGCATGTCATCGTGTTCAGCCGCACCGACAAGAAGAAGGAAGATGCGCTGCGGCTCGGAGCCCACGAGGTGGTGTCGTCCTCGAACAAGCAGGAGATGGCCGCGCACAAGGGCAAGCTCGACCTCATCCTCGATACCGTCTCGGCCCAGCATGACGTGAACGACTACCTGTCGCTCCTGCGCCGGGATGGACACATGGTGCTGGTGGGTGCCCCCGAGAAGCCTCTTGAGCTGCGCGCGTTCTCCGTCATTCCCCAGCGCCGGAGCTTCTCCGGCTCGATGATTGGCGGCATCCAGGAGACGCAGGAGATGCTCGACTTCTGCGGGCAGCATGGGATCGTCTCAGACATCGAGCTGATCCCCATCCAGCAGGTCAATGACGCCTACGAGCGGATGCTGAAGGGCGATGTGAAGTACCGCTTCGTCATCGACCTCAAGAGCCTGCGGTAGCGGCGACTCTCTCGACAAGCCTCGAACCACTTCCAGGAATGTCCGCAGGGCCGGCTCCTTCCCGAGCCGGCGGTACACCACACGCAGTTCCATCGATTCGGTCACCCCGGCGAGGGGACGGTAGACGACGTTCCCCCCGAGGGTGAGCGACACGATGGACTCGGGAACCAGGGCAACCCCCAGTCCGGCCGCCACCAGGGTTCGACCGGGTCCTCTCGAAGCTCAATGAGCTCGATCTGAAGTTGGTCGAACCACCGGCCCCCCGGGGATGGGTAGGGTTTCAAACTCAAACTCCATCGGACCGAGGGCTCGCGTGGACGCGCAGGCACATTGCTATGGGCGCGGAGGCCTCATCAGGCTACGTTGACAAGGCTTCACGACCAGGAGGACACACGTGCGAAGCCTTATGGGAGCAGTGCTGGCTGTCGGATTGCTGGTGGGGTGTGGTGGCATTGAAGGGGAGCAGGATTCCAAGTCGGATGTCGAGGCGATGGCGCTGTGTAGTGACTGCCATTGGCTCTACGTGCGGTGCATGTCGCGCGCCGCCACTCCCGAGGCCAAGCAGAACTGCGAGTTCGGCCGTATGGACTGCGAGGCGACCTGGTGTACCAGTCCGGCGGCCCCAGGTTCCGGCGAGACTCAATAAGCGCGACGGTCTGCTTCGACAGACACGCTGGAGCGGACAACTCCTCGCATGGGGCGCTAGAGTCCGGCCCCATCTTGGACCGCTCTCGTCCTGACGCCGCGCCTTCGTCCGCACCTCCCAGCGTCCTTTCCACTGGCAAGGGGAAGGCGGGGCTGGCGCTCATCGTGCTCATTGGCCTGGCGCAGTTGGGCTTGCTGCTCTACCTCGCCAGCCCCCAGGAGCTCCCCTCCTTGGGGGGTTTTCAGAGTGAGCGCGACGAGCCTGTCTCCCCGCTGTGGGGCGTGCTCGGGATCTGCGGCGCCACCTTCCTGCCTGCCACGCTGATGGTGCTGGGCAAACGCTCCCTCCGGCAGCTGGGCCTGGGCTGGCTCATCGTGGTGAGCGTGCTCTGGCTGGCGCTGGGTCTGCTGACGCTCGAGGCGGGCTTCGCGCCGGTGTCGGTGCTCTTCGGCGGACTGACCCTCGCCAGCGCGCTGCTCATGGGTTTGGAAAAGACAAAGGGCACCGGCTTGTGACCTGGATACGCAATAGGAAGAAGCCCCTGTTCGCTCTCGCTGTGGCGCTCGTCGCCATCTTCCTCGGACTCTGGCTCGGCGGAGAGCTCAACGCGTTTCTGGGCATCCGCTTCCAGCCCAAGGCGCTGCCGCCTCTGGAGCGCCCCGCGCCCGCCCAGCGCCTGGCGCCTCTCGAGTGGCGACTGACAGACGTGGGCTCCGTGGGCATCGCCGCGGATCCAAGCCGCTGGGGACGCGGGGATTACACCCACCACGAACGCCGCTATGAGCGGGTGCTGATGGCCGAACCGCCCTATGTGGACGCGGCCGCCTTCGCCCAGGTGGAGAAGGAGTTCCAGGCCTTCGCCGATCGCATGGCCTCGCTGGGCTTCAACGGCATCATCATGAACGGCTTCCTGGAGTTCGTGAACTTCGACCGGCTGGACGACGGTCTGAGCGTCTACCCCGAGGGCAGCGCGCATCGGCAGCGACACCTGGAGTTGCAGCGACACTTCCGCCGGCTCTTCACCTATGCCGAGAGCCGCGGCCTGCGCATCGTCCTGAAGACGGACATGGTCGCCCTGACGACGCCGCTCGAGCGCTACCTCCAGGCCCGCCTGGGCCGCGTGGATGCCGAGGATCCTCGGCTCTGGAAGGTGTATGGGGCCGCGCTCGAGGAGCTGTTCAAGACGTTCCCCGAGGTGGACGGGCTGATGATCCGCATCGGCGAGGCCGGCTCCGTCTACAACCAGCAAGGCTGGGACTATCGCAGTGAGCTGCAGGTGCGCACGGATGAGGCCGTGCGCCTCATGCTGCGCACGCTGTTGAGCGTCGCCGAGGCGCATGACCGGTACCTCTTCTTCCGGACCTGGTCGGTGGGCGTGGGCGAGGTCGGTGACATGCACACTCGGCCCCCCACCTATGAGCGGGTGCTCGGGGAGGTGGACTCGCCCCGGCTCATCCTCTCCACCAAGTACTGTCAGGGGGACTTCGACAGCTGGCTGCCGCTCAACTCCACACTGCTCAGCGGGCGCCATCAGCGCATCATCGAGTTCCAGGCGCGGCGCGAGTTCGAGAGCTTCAACGCTTATCCCAATTACATGGGGCCGCTCTACCGCACCGCCCTGCTCACCTTCCGGGAGCACAACCCGAACATCCAGGGCGTCTGGGTATGGACACAGGACGGCGGACCCCTGCGCTCGGGCCCGCTCATGCTCTACCCCTTCCACGGGCACTGGCTCTTCGTGGACGCCAATGTCCATGCGCTCGCCCGGCTCAGCCAGGACCCCACACGGGAGAGCCGAGACATCGCCAGGGAGTGGGCTCGCGAGCAATTCGGCGATGCGCCCGCCACCCTGGATGCGTGGGAGGAGCTGCTGCTGGCCTCCCACCCCGCCGTCATGCGGGGGCTGTACATCAACGCCTTCGCACGCTGGGAGGTGCGGGCGCTGGGGTTGGAGCCTCCCCCCATGCTGTGGATCTTCAAGTGGGACATCGTCGGAGGCTCCAGCTCCGTCATGAGCAACATCTACGCCGTCTCGCGCGAGCACGTGGACGCCACCGTGCGTGAGGGCTTCGCTGCCGCCGAGGCCGCTGGCCGCCTCCGGGAGCTCGCCGCCAAGGCCTTCGCTCACGCCACGCGAGGGCGCGAGTGGGAGGCCGGGACGATGGCGTCCCTGGACTACATGGAGGACTTGTACGGGACGCTGGCGTGGTACCGCAGCTACCTGCTCCAGTACTACCGCTGGCTGGAGCAGGGCGGAGACACGGAGCGTGCCGGCTGGCAGGAGGCCCTCGCCCGCTTCGAGGTCAAGGAGACCGCGCACGTGGCCCGGTACCGGGGCAATCTGGACTTCCCGGCCTACAACTTCAGAGAGGCCGAGGCCGGGCTCGTGCTTGCCAAGCGCAGCGCCCTGACGGCGTGGGCCGCGCGGCTGGTCCTCCTCGTGGGGCTGGCGGCGCTGCTCCTGGGGCTCCGCGCCTCGCGGCTACCGGCGCCCCTCCAGGGCCTGGGGACCCTCTGGCAGGGAGGGCTCTTGCCCTGGAAGCCGGAAGCCTCCGGCGGCACAGCCTCTCCCTTCCTGGTGGGCTTCATCCTGCTCGTCATCCTCGGATGCGCGGCCATCACCTCCTCGATGGCCGCACCGCTGTTCCTGCTCGCCACCGCGCTCTTGCTCGCGAGCTACGTCACCTGGACGTGGGTGCTGCTCACCTCGGGACCCAGGCCCGCGCGGCTCGGGAGCCTCGTGGGTGCCTTGGCGCCGCTCTATGCCTGGAGCCTCCTGGTGCTCGCCGTGGTGGCGGTGCGGGGCGCGCTCCTGCTCCCCTTCCTCTTCTGGACGCATGAGCTCTTCCGCCTGGTGTTCGCCTGTGCCACCACGCTGCTCGTCGTCTGGACCTGCTACGGGCTCGTGACCCGGGCGCTCGCCTCCGGACTGAGGGGCTCCCGGGCCTTCGGCGGG
It encodes the following:
- a CDS encoding Ig-like domain-containing protein, coding for MNSAPHRMKNLPISLLALCLTLAVTGCHCSSSPADDFSIKVVLAETRISAGTKTTAKAQRIYDDGRVVDLDASTSQQWTSSAPQVASVQPQPDGTVEVTALKPGSATITVNADGVSGEATLEVTEARLLSLQVSPTSASVLAGLTQQFTAQGTYGDGTTSDVTNSATWTSSNTDLATVSSTGLATGVAAGGPVTLTATLGGVSGTAQFTITAPPPVLTSITLTPATASVRQGSTQQFTAQGSYSDGTTSDVTNSATWTSSNTDLATVSSTGLATGVAAGGPVTLTAT
- a CDS encoding O-methyltransferase, encoding MNEKVTAVLDAYHARMRAEEQRMSEAPPTGGSGDWRDQVLLAVGPDTGKLINILVRSLKAPNILELGTSYGYSGIWLAEAAQATGGRLTTVELQDYKTAYARDMATKAGLADSIDFKVGDALQVIADLPFKLDFVLVDLWKNLYEPCLEAFYPKLNPGAIIVADNMLRPGGEEVKRYGRAVRAKPGMTSVMLPVGSGLEISRFEPNP
- a CDS encoding winged helix-turn-helix transcriptional regulator gives rise to the protein MSPRHIRHTESGCLAAREVLKLVGDKWSVLVVSLLGEGPLRFTELKRSIEGISQRMLTLTLRGLERDGLVTRTVFPTIPPRVDYALTPLGQTLQEPVRALSAWAETHREEIQAARDRFDGKDAKKRTARGAARQ
- a CDS encoding DoxX family protein, whose amino-acid sequence is MSNAAAPTFTSAQRPSRGLHIGLWVSQVLLALVFAMAGLTKLITPAAELAKATGAIVPPVELVRFIGVSEIAGTLGLILPSLTRIRPGLTPLAAAALTVVMVLAAGYHLIRGEFSSVPANVIIGALAVFVAWGRFKKAPITPRG
- a CDS encoding DMT family transporter, coding for MNTSRKPVDGFALATMLLLCAIWGTQQVAIKLAAPDMPPLVQVALRSGISALLVGLLCWFRGERLSFRDGTWRPGLLAGVLFAAEFLFVGEGLRHTHASHIAVFLYTSPVFTALGLHWLVPSERLRRLQWVGIGVAFAGIVLAFGGGWLQGGVSPGMLWGDTLGLLAALAWGATTVVVRFSSLSEARPTQTLLYQLLGAFALLLPVGLLTGQMGQVSLTGVAWASLLFQGVVVSFASYLAWFWLLRRYLASSLSVFSFMTPLFGVTAGILVLRERADVFFAVGAGLVLMGILIVSARGLLRPRPRLKTGEMSPAR
- a CDS encoding AraC family transcriptional regulator — protein: MAKQLQVPFTTKLPYPVYFRTASLTEEASYPRHRHPWGEFVYAFSGVMELKLADSHYLAPPQYGIWLPPGVEHRGMNRYEASHCSLYLAPERCRALPKTTCALAVSPLVKALLEHLRMHRVDQPRTSADRRLLQVLIDQLVLAPPQGSYLPMSDDPLLRPVLTALEKNPADERSVAQWARQVHTTERTLERRCQQHLGLSFTDWRQRLRVVKALAMLETGRSVEAIGLDLGYSSASAFIAMFRRMTGTTPDKVRSQGFAAS
- a CDS encoding LysR family transcriptional regulator, whose product is MAFTPLNALNAFLAVGRRRSFAAAAADLGVSSSALSQSVRQLEARLGVPLLTRTTRSVALTDAGRRLLESAGPSVDQALEALKTAAAQPGEVTGRVRLSVPTVAIHPVVTPILTRFLSRYPKAEVDLRVEDRMVDIVAEELDAGIRMSETIERDMVQVRLSGAFRFVVAAAPSYLKRRGTPERPKDLLTHDCLCIRSATTGALYQWELERGQKSWRLPVHGPLVTNDAVVMRAMAEAGMGLMYAFEPDVAQQLKRGTLRLVLEPYAALVDGFFLYFPSRAQVSPAFRAFVDVAREVMPGRGAASSD
- a CDS encoding NAD(P)-dependent alcohol dehydrogenase, with the protein product MISARGYAAKDSKSPLAPFQFERREPGERDVQMEVLYCGICHSDLHQARDEWGGALFPMVPGHEIVGRVVRTGSGVKKFKAGDLVGVGCMVDSCRTCSSCKEGLEQYCEAGNIPTYNGREKDGKTLTQGGYSDTLVVDEDFVLKVPANLDPASAAPLLCAGITTYSPLKHWKVGPGQKVGVVGLGGLGHMGVKLARAMGAHVIVFSRTDKKKEDALRLGAHEVVSSSNKQEMAAHKGKLDLILDTVSAQHDVNDYLSLLRRDGHMVLVGAPEKPLELRAFSVIPQRRSFSGSMIGGIQETQEMLDFCGQHGIVSDIELIPIQQVNDAYERMLKGDVKYRFVIDLKSLR
- a CDS encoding LysR substrate-binding domain-containing protein — encoded protein: MAAGLGVALVPESIVSLTLGGNVVYRPLAGVTESMELRVVYRRLGKEPALRTFLEVVRGLSRESPLPQALEVDDEAVLHIALQHPLVGVIDLLDGDQLDV